The sequence below is a genomic window from Lolium perenne isolate Kyuss_39 chromosome 4, Kyuss_2.0, whole genome shotgun sequence.
agttgcgtcgcagttacggatgatgtcggcgagtggtgttgaggcgactaccttgatggggtgctcgtggaagtaggGGGCCAGTCGCCTCTGGGCCCTGAGGACTGTGTACACCAGCTTTTGATAGTGCGGGTACCGTTGCTTGGAGTCGATTAAggcctcgctgatgtagtagaccgggtGCTGTATCAGCtgctcttttccttcttccttgcGCTCGACGACCATGACCGCGCTTATCGCGCGATTCGACGCAACGACGTACAGTAGCATAGTCTCTTGTGgtagcggggccgcgaggataggggcgtTCTGAAGGGCGTGTTGGAGCTCTTCCAGGGCCCGTTGCGCTTCTTCTGTCCACTTGAATGATTCTGACTTCTTGAGCAGGCGGTAGAGTGGCGTGGCCTTATCACCGAGCCTGGGTATGAAGTGACTGAGGgctgcgacccggccggcgagttTTTGTGCGTCGACCAGGCAGGTTGGCTGTTTGGTTCGCATGACCGCCAATGTTTTCTccgggttgggctcgatgccGCGCTTGGAGACGACGTAACCGAGCAGTTGTCCTGAAGGGACCCCGAAGGTACACTTCAgagggttgagcttgatcttgtatcgTCGTAAGTTGGCAAATGTCTCGGCGTGGTCGGTGATGAGGTCGGCCTGGCGAGTCgtcttgactaccacgtcatcaatgtagacGTGTACGTTGCGGCCGATTTGGCTCtccaggcagctgttcatgcatCGTTGGTATGTCGCTCCGGCGTTTTTTAGGCCAAAGGTCATGGATGTGTAGCAGTAGGCACCCAAGGGCGTGATGAATgctgtcttctcttggtcttctttggccatctttatttgattgtacccggagtaagcGTCGAGGAAGCACAGCGACTTggacccggcgaccgcgtcgataatctggtTGATTCGCGGCAGGACGAATGGATCCTTGGGGCATGCGTGATTGAGGctagtgtaatcgatacacatgcaccatgtcttgttcttctttagcaccaggactgggtttgccagccatttggggtgcttgatttcaatgatgaagccggcggcgagCAGTCGGTTCACTTCTTCAGCGATTGCGCATCGTCCCTCTTCTCCTACggggcgcattgcctgcctaacggggcGTGCGGAGGGGTCGACGTGtagtttgtgctcagcaagttctctcgggacacccggcatgtcacacggtttccatgcaaagatatctcgattctcacggaggaacttgatgagcgcgctttcctattgggcggacaggcctgTCCCAATCGTAATTTGCCTACTTGGATCAtcctctacaagatctacttgacGAGTGTCGGTTGTAGGCTTGAAAGTTGCTacggacgagtcgagctcggtcggcttctccaggatggcggggtcattgcggtcgactgggtacttggcgagctcggcggagttgtcaTGTTCGTCGgtgatgacggcgtcggcgagcttggtgCTGACGTCCTCGCACTCCAGTGCCATCTCCGGGtcgccgtggacggtgatgacgccacgaggccctggcatcttcatcatgttgtaggcGTAATGAGGTGTGGCCATGAACCGGGCGAACGCCTGTCGGCCGAGCACGCAGTGATAGGAGCTGCGGAAGTTgaccacctcgaacgttatccgctcggtgcgGTAGTTCACGGGTGTGCCGAAGGTGACTGGTAGCATgaccttgccgatcgggaaggccttccgcccggggacgatgccatggaatgtgaccttggtgttctcaaAGCGTGAGTCTGGTAAGCCGAGTCGCTGGAAGGTTTCGTAATACAGAATGTTGAGCCACCGGGGTACATCAAGGACGACCGCGTGTACtgccactgcccttgcgaggaccttcctgtcctGATGATCGCCGACtccggtgaaggtgtggagcgagccggcgctgcgaccgaaaCCTTCTCCGTTGTGCTGATCTGGGTCCTTGGCGCGGTCTTTGTTCTGAttgccgccgtcgttttccttggcgcggcgggccttctctatctgcttcagggagtagcagTTTCCCGTCGTGTGTGTTGAGGGCTTGCCCTCCCTGTTGTGGTAGATGCACGGGGCGTCCAGGAGGCTGCGGGCATCGAAGCGCTTAGGCTGAGGCCGGTCCTCCCGTGGCGCACGATTGTCGCGTCGGAAGGATTTTGGCTCGCGCTCCTCGTAGTCGGCGTTGGCGACGAGCTTGTTGTGTCCTCCGTCGGCGCGACGCTTGCCATTGTTGGATCGGCCGCCGAATCGGTAGTCGCCGCGTCGAGACTCTGTGTGAACGGGGCGGCGATTGCGCCGCTggccgtactcgtcgtccgagtcgactgtagggtcttcgtcggcgtagcgggtggcgatgttgaagagctcggagattgaaATGTTATCTCTGCTGACGTGgcggagcttggcgcttagcgGTTCGTACTGGCAGCACCGCTGGAAGCAGTAGATCGCCGTGTCCGTGCTAATGCCGCTGGAGGTCATCCACATATCTtgccagcgctgcacccaccgacgagtcgactcgcgcgggccctggacacagcgatccaggtcttctatAGTTGTTGCGCGAGTGTAcgcgctggcgaagtgctggataaatgcggcacgggcttcttcccaggagtcgatgctgttggcggtgagggtgttga
It includes:
- the LOC139830351 gene encoding uncharacterized protein → MALECEDVSTKLADAVITDEHDNSAELANCLESQIGRNVHVYIDDVVVKTTRQADLITDHAETFANLRRYKIKLNPLKCTFGVPSGQLLGYVVSKRGIEPNPEKTLAVMRTKQPTCLVDAQKLAGRVAALSHFIPRLGDKATPLYRLLKKSESFKWTEEAQRALEELQHALQNAPILAAPLPQETMLLYVVASNRAISAVMVVERKEEGKEQLIQHPVYYISEALIDSKQRHPSVRAPRELDIAEPPAPDSTLVALASDSDDWMEPYLSYLERQVLPMDETEARAIVRRCKSFTIINKELYKRSVSGVFQRCIGADEGRKILRDIHAGDCGHPAGACSIVAKAFRHGFYWPTAHEDVVALVRSCAGCQKYASQSHMPGSALKTIPLTCPFAVWGLDMVGKLKTAPGRFTRPY